A window of Microbacterium luteolum contains these coding sequences:
- the glgB gene encoding 1,4-alpha-glucan branching protein GlgB — MSYVEDARTSADWEAIASAEHHDPHSVLGAHPIKDAADHTVTVIRARRPLASSVEAVFADGSRLALDHVAHGIWEAQHAGPPLSYRLATAYGDDEESVQGDPYRHSPALGDIDLHLIAEGRHERLWQVLGAHPRTLDGEQGISFAVWAPNATAVRVIGDHNGWNGETHAMRSMGVSGVWELFIPDLAEGTKYKYQIRTRDGAWILKADPMALAAEVPPDTASVVTSSSYVWTDGAWMTRRAATHAVAQPLSIYEVHLGSWRNGLGYRDIAEPLIQHVTDAGFTHVEFMPLAEHPFGGSWGYQVSGYYAPTSRFGSPDDLRHLIDRLHQAGIGVIMDWVPGHFPKDAFALARFDGQPLYEHPDPRRGEHQDWGTLIFDYGRPEVRGFLVANALYWFEEFHVDGLRVDAVASMLYLDYSRNAGEWEPNIHGGRENLEAIRFLQEVNATAYRLHPGILMIAEESTSFPGVTAPTDHAGLGFGFKWNMGWMNDSLQYIERDPMYRSHHEGEMTFSFVYAFGENYLLPISHDEVVHGKGSLLAKMPGDHWHKLANVRAYLAYMWGHPGKKLLFMGQEFGQIAEWSEGRELDWWLLDQPSHAQLQSFVGALNHTYRAQAPLWERDSDGSSFSRLGAPDWEPTVIAFERRDAHGGRLVVISNFAGVERTGHRLVLPREGVWQEILNTDAADYGGRGSGNLGMVIARAEDGGAPMATVTLPALSTLWLRHQPDPHVPTISNG, encoded by the coding sequence ATGAGCTACGTGGAAGACGCCAGGACGTCCGCCGATTGGGAGGCCATCGCCTCTGCGGAGCACCATGATCCGCACTCGGTGCTCGGTGCGCATCCGATCAAGGACGCCGCCGATCACACCGTCACGGTCATCCGAGCCCGCCGCCCGCTCGCCTCGTCTGTCGAAGCGGTGTTCGCAGACGGGAGCCGCCTGGCTCTCGATCATGTGGCCCACGGCATCTGGGAGGCCCAGCACGCCGGCCCGCCGCTCTCCTATCGCCTCGCCACCGCATACGGCGACGACGAGGAGTCCGTCCAGGGCGATCCCTACCGCCACTCCCCCGCACTCGGCGACATCGACCTGCATCTGATCGCGGAAGGACGACACGAGCGCCTGTGGCAGGTCCTCGGCGCCCATCCCCGCACGCTCGACGGCGAGCAGGGGATCTCCTTCGCCGTCTGGGCCCCGAACGCCACCGCCGTCCGAGTGATCGGCGACCACAACGGCTGGAACGGCGAGACGCACGCGATGCGCTCGATGGGGGTCAGCGGTGTCTGGGAGCTGTTCATCCCGGATCTCGCCGAGGGCACGAAGTACAAGTACCAGATCCGCACCCGCGACGGAGCCTGGATCCTCAAGGCAGACCCGATGGCCCTCGCCGCGGAGGTTCCGCCGGACACGGCATCCGTCGTCACGTCGTCGTCCTACGTCTGGACCGACGGCGCCTGGATGACCCGTCGTGCGGCGACGCATGCGGTCGCGCAACCGCTCTCGATCTACGAGGTGCACCTCGGATCCTGGCGCAACGGTCTGGGCTACCGCGACATCGCGGAACCCCTGATCCAGCACGTCACGGATGCCGGATTCACGCACGTCGAGTTCATGCCGCTCGCCGAGCACCCCTTCGGAGGCTCGTGGGGCTACCAGGTCAGCGGCTACTACGCGCCGACGAGCCGGTTCGGCAGCCCCGACGACCTGCGACACCTGATCGACCGTCTGCACCAGGCCGGCATCGGCGTGATCATGGACTGGGTTCCCGGTCACTTCCCGAAAGACGCTTTCGCGCTCGCGCGGTTCGACGGGCAGCCCCTCTACGAGCACCCGGATCCGCGGCGCGGCGAGCACCAGGACTGGGGCACGCTCATCTTCGACTACGGGCGGCCGGAGGTGCGCGGCTTCCTCGTCGCCAATGCGCTCTACTGGTTCGAGGAGTTCCACGTCGACGGACTGCGTGTCGATGCGGTCGCCTCGATGCTCTACCTCGACTATTCGCGGAACGCCGGCGAGTGGGAGCCGAACATCCACGGCGGCCGCGAGAACCTCGAAGCCATCCGCTTCCTGCAGGAGGTCAACGCCACGGCCTACCGCCTGCACCCCGGCATCCTGATGATCGCCGAGGAGTCGACGAGCTTCCCCGGAGTCACCGCGCCGACCGACCACGCCGGTCTCGGTTTCGGCTTCAAGTGGAACATGGGCTGGATGAACGACTCGCTGCAGTACATCGAGCGCGACCCGATGTACCGCTCGCATCACGAGGGCGAGATGACGTTCTCGTTCGTCTACGCCTTCGGCGAGAACTATCTGCTGCCGATCAGTCATGACGAGGTCGTGCACGGCAAGGGCAGTCTGCTGGCGAAGATGCCGGGCGACCACTGGCACAAGCTCGCCAACGTCCGCGCCTACCTCGCGTACATGTGGGGGCACCCGGGCAAGAAGCTGCTGTTCATGGGACAGGAGTTCGGGCAGATCGCCGAGTGGTCGGAGGGCCGAGAGCTCGACTGGTGGCTTCTGGACCAGCCCTCGCACGCGCAGCTGCAGAGCTTCGTCGGCGCCCTCAACCACACGTACCGGGCGCAGGCCCCCCTGTGGGAACGCGACAGCGACGGATCGTCGTTCTCACGGCTGGGTGCACCGGACTGGGAACCGACCGTGATCGCTTTCGAGCGCCGCGACGCGCACGGCGGCCGGCTGGTCGTCATCAGCAACTTCGCGGGAGTGGAGCGCACCGGCCACCGACTGGTCCTCCCGCGCGAGGGTGTCTGGCAGGAGATCCTCAACACGGATGCCGCGGACTACGGCGGCCGCGGTTCAGGCAACCTCGGCATGGTGATCGCTCGAGCCGAGGACGGTGGCGCGCCGATGGCCACCGTGACGCTGCCCGCGCTGTCGACGCTGTGGTTGCGGCATCAGCCCGACCCGCACGTGCCGACGATCTCGAACGGCTGA
- a CDS encoding tetratricopeptide repeat protein: protein MSEISPAALRGAVDLSSLRNRPAPAPAGAPAPAVVDVVVDATDETFGQILELSRTVPVVVDLWAEWCGPCKQLSPIIEKVTRELGGRVLLAKVDVDANPQLAQSFRAQSIPMVVALIAGQPVPMFTGVVPEQQVRDVFAQLLQVAAQNGVTGSLSLGEEADSAEPAEEPPLPPLHAEAFAAIETGDYAAAIRAYEQALVENPRDEDALAGLGQVRLLDRVQGLDLQAARAAAADAPLDVQAQFAVADLDLAGGHVEDAFGRLLDLFAQLPSEERTPVRERLIELFGLLGAADPRVITARNRLSSLLF from the coding sequence ATGAGTGAGATCTCTCCCGCCGCCCTGCGCGGCGCCGTCGACCTGTCGAGCCTCCGCAACCGTCCGGCACCCGCGCCGGCCGGCGCGCCGGCTCCCGCGGTCGTCGATGTCGTCGTGGACGCCACCGACGAGACGTTCGGCCAGATCCTCGAGCTCTCGCGCACGGTGCCCGTGGTCGTGGACCTCTGGGCCGAGTGGTGCGGCCCGTGCAAGCAGCTGAGCCCCATCATCGAGAAGGTGACCAGGGAGCTCGGTGGTCGGGTGCTGCTCGCCAAGGTGGACGTGGACGCGAACCCTCAGCTCGCTCAAAGCTTCCGGGCGCAGTCGATCCCGATGGTGGTGGCCCTGATCGCGGGCCAGCCGGTCCCGATGTTCACGGGCGTGGTGCCCGAGCAGCAGGTGCGCGACGTCTTCGCGCAGCTGCTCCAGGTCGCGGCCCAGAACGGCGTCACGGGATCACTGTCGCTGGGTGAGGAAGCCGACAGCGCAGAGCCCGCCGAGGAGCCGCCGCTCCCGCCGCTGCACGCCGAGGCGTTCGCAGCGATCGAGACCGGCGACTACGCCGCCGCCATCCGCGCCTATGAGCAGGCGCTCGTGGAGAACCCCCGCGACGAGGATGCTCTGGCCGGTCTGGGCCAGGTCCGCCTGCTCGACCGGGTGCAGGGACTCGACCTGCAGGCTGCGCGTGCTGCCGCCGCTGATGCGCCTCTCGATGTCCAGGCGCAGTTCGCGGTCGCGGATCTCGATCTCGCCGGCGGCCATGTCGAGGATGCGTTCGGTCGCCTGCTCGACCTGTTCGCCCAGCTGCCCTCCGAGGAGCGCACGCCCGTCCGCGAGCGTCTCATCGAGCTGTTCGGGCTGCTCGGCGCGGCCGACCCGCGGGTGATCACGGCACGCAACCGCCTGTCGTCGCTGCTCTTCTGA
- a CDS encoding glycosyl transferase, with translation MRFVWAVVAFVLAAVLIGAGIAQRTIFLGPPSQQTQVEVEEPAPFVLMDGEVLRTHPGAQTLLVRGEGEIFASYGRTPDMEAWLADSDYNHVTVADDGTLDVEHVVAGAAADETDATPAPEETPAPEATPTPEGETDGGESTSEEPAGRNPAGSDLWLDSFGDENALIADNMQLPDGTSVLIAYDGTKDAPDDIAVSWPLDTSTPWAGPLMAAGGAVLLIGLILYILGIRHQRRGRGPRRKGPGPLPVTEPIDVAALPPAEREAIASTEPHAPADATEETRIEDAEIVDEGKEPDSKNAMRAARPAGRRRMLALPALGLTALLVAGCSADSWPQFDESAPSPTPTPTVIAPENQKPPAVTEAQATRILQTISGTLEEADTALDVDLASTRLDGPALAARTTEYALRTQITDGPLPSVIPTDEVEVVLPEATDRWPRTVLMLSKGTSDDTVPPVILTMTQADPWSNYKVTDMAEMSADAVFPDVAAAWLGTSLVPQDSAFLRVAPGEVSAAFADVVDSGDKSASYDLFDDLSLNLAKSIVDSRQAVVQTLADNGASATSQAAFDMAPATSVPVSMTTLDSGAIVAVSLTDTESVTPTSADAVIRFGDNAQAKALTGVTESAKGVETTYEFQLFFSVPAQGSTEQIKLLAVRQDLLSVKVIE, from the coding sequence GTGCGTTTCGTATGGGCCGTTGTGGCCTTCGTGCTGGCCGCGGTTCTGATCGGGGCAGGGATCGCCCAGCGAACCATCTTCCTGGGGCCGCCGTCGCAGCAGACCCAGGTGGAGGTCGAGGAACCGGCGCCGTTCGTGCTCATGGACGGCGAGGTGCTCCGAACTCACCCGGGCGCCCAGACGCTCCTCGTCCGGGGCGAGGGAGAGATCTTCGCCAGCTACGGCCGTACGCCCGACATGGAGGCGTGGCTGGCCGACTCGGACTACAACCACGTGACCGTCGCGGACGACGGAACGCTCGACGTCGAACACGTGGTGGCCGGAGCGGCAGCCGATGAGACGGATGCGACACCGGCGCCTGAGGAGACACCCGCGCCCGAGGCGACTCCCACGCCCGAGGGGGAGACGGATGGAGGCGAGTCGACGAGCGAAGAGCCCGCCGGTCGAAACCCGGCCGGGTCCGACCTCTGGCTGGACTCATTCGGCGACGAGAACGCCCTCATCGCCGACAACATGCAGCTCCCGGATGGCACGAGCGTCCTGATCGCCTACGACGGCACGAAGGACGCCCCGGACGACATCGCGGTCTCCTGGCCGCTCGACACCAGCACGCCGTGGGCGGGACCCCTCATGGCAGCCGGCGGCGCCGTGCTGCTGATCGGCCTGATCCTCTACATCCTCGGCATCCGCCATCAGCGACGCGGACGCGGTCCCCGTCGCAAGGGCCCTGGCCCGTTGCCTGTCACGGAGCCGATCGACGTCGCAGCGCTGCCCCCGGCTGAACGGGAGGCCATCGCGTCGACCGAGCCGCACGCACCGGCCGACGCGACCGAGGAGACCAGGATCGAGGACGCCGAGATCGTGGACGAGGGCAAGGAACCGGATTCGAAGAACGCGATGCGAGCCGCCCGCCCCGCCGGCAGGCGGCGCATGCTGGCGCTCCCGGCGCTCGGCCTGACGGCTCTGCTCGTCGCCGGCTGCTCCGCGGATTCCTGGCCGCAGTTCGATGAGAGCGCGCCGTCGCCGACGCCGACCCCGACCGTGATCGCGCCGGAGAACCAGAAGCCGCCCGCCGTCACCGAGGCTCAGGCCACGCGGATCCTTCAGACGATCTCCGGCACGCTCGAGGAGGCAGACACGGCGCTCGACGTCGATCTGGCGTCGACGCGTCTGGACGGGCCGGCTCTCGCCGCGCGCACCACGGAGTACGCGCTGCGCACGCAGATCACGGACGGCCCGCTCCCGTCCGTCATCCCGACCGATGAGGTCGAGGTCGTGCTCCCCGAGGCGACGGACCGCTGGCCGCGCACGGTTCTCATGCTCTCCAAGGGAACGAGCGACGACACCGTTCCGCCGGTCATCCTGACGATGACCCAGGCTGACCCGTGGTCGAACTACAAGGTCACCGATATGGCGGAGATGTCGGCCGACGCCGTCTTCCCCGACGTGGCGGCCGCGTGGCTCGGGACGTCGCTCGTCCCGCAGGACTCAGCGTTCCTGCGCGTCGCACCCGGAGAGGTCTCCGCGGCCTTCGCCGACGTCGTCGATTCCGGTGACAAGAGCGCCTCGTACGACCTCTTCGACGACCTGTCGCTGAACCTGGCGAAGTCCATCGTCGACAGCCGTCAGGCGGTCGTGCAGACGCTCGCCGACAACGGAGCGTCCGCGACCTCGCAGGCCGCGTTCGACATGGCACCGGCCACCTCGGTGCCTGTGTCGATGACGACTCTCGACAGCGGCGCGATCGTCGCGGTGTCGTTGACCGACACCGAGAGTGTCACGCCGACATCGGCGGACGCGGTGATCCGCTTCGGCGACAACGCGCAGGCGAAGGCCCTGACCGGTGTGACGGAGTCCGCCAAGGGCGTCGAGACGACGTACGAGTTCCAGCTGTTCTTCTCGGTTCCGGCGCAGGGATCGACGGAGCAGATCAAGCTCCTGGCAGTCCGCCAGGACCTGCTGTCCGTGAAGGTGATCGAATGA
- a CDS encoding AI-2E family transporter gives MKIHNPFRTALVATLGVGLGILLIGSVETLSTVLLYLGTALFLSLGLDPLVSYLERRRLPRWLAVLVTILAVLAIFVGIVLIILPVLVNQISQLIAQISAIVQRGTAIDDLKDWMKGSFPNLRVDDVFSYVEDWLNTNLTEIGGSIGQGVLVASGAVLSGLFGAFIVLILTIYLTASTPSLKRAVYQLAPASKRDRFIDLADQITDSVGYYVMGQVTQGVINGVLSAVYLSIIKAPFPAVLAVVAFFFSLIPLVGTLTGSTIIVLACLIPGLGSPATAIAAGIYYLIYMQIEAYIISPRIMSRAVSVPGAVVVVAALAGGSLLGLLGALIAIPVAASILIIYRQVVIPRMNEL, from the coding sequence ATGAAGATCCACAACCCCTTCCGCACCGCCCTGGTGGCGACGCTCGGCGTGGGGCTCGGCATCCTGCTGATCGGCAGCGTCGAGACGCTCTCGACCGTGCTCCTGTACCTCGGGACCGCCCTGTTCCTCAGCCTCGGGCTCGACCCGCTCGTGTCGTATCTCGAGCGTCGCCGGCTCCCCCGCTGGCTCGCGGTGCTCGTCACGATCCTCGCGGTGCTCGCGATCTTCGTCGGCATCGTGCTCATCATCCTTCCGGTGCTGGTGAACCAGATCTCCCAGTTGATCGCGCAGATATCGGCGATCGTCCAGCGCGGAACGGCGATCGACGATCTCAAGGACTGGATGAAGGGCTCCTTCCCGAACCTCCGCGTCGACGACGTCTTCAGCTATGTCGAGGACTGGCTGAACACCAACCTCACCGAGATCGGCGGGTCGATCGGTCAGGGAGTCCTGGTCGCGAGCGGTGCGGTGCTCAGCGGCCTGTTCGGTGCGTTCATCGTGCTCATCCTCACGATCTACCTCACGGCCTCCACACCGTCTCTCAAGCGGGCCGTGTACCAGCTGGCCCCCGCCTCGAAGCGCGACCGCTTCATCGACCTGGCCGACCAGATCACCGACTCGGTCGGCTACTACGTCATGGGACAGGTCACACAGGGCGTCATCAACGGCGTGCTCAGCGCGGTGTACCTGTCGATCATCAAGGCGCCGTTCCCCGCCGTGCTCGCCGTGGTCGCGTTCTTCTTCTCGCTGATCCCCCTGGTCGGCACGCTGACGGGCTCGACGATCATCGTGCTGGCGTGCCTGATCCCCGGGCTGGGCTCCCCCGCCACGGCGATCGCCGCAGGCATCTACTACCTGATCTACATGCAGATCGAGGCGTACATCATCTCGCCGCGCATCATGAGCCGTGCTGTCTCGGTACCCGGTGCCGTGGTCGTGGTCGCCGCCCTCGCAGGCGGCAGCCTGCTCGGTCTGCTCGGCGCCCTCATCGCCATCCCCGTCGCCGCGAGCATCCTGATCATCTACCGTCAGGTGGTCATCCCGCGGATGAACGAGCTCTGA
- a CDS encoding alpha/beta hydrolase: protein MEIRGPLELPARREEIELQTADGLRLVGELAQPEDAAPVATLVTLHPLPTAGGFMDSHIIRKAAARLPALADLAVLRFNTRGTTSARGTSEGAFDGGAAEQFDVAAAMDFVRERELPRPWLLGWSFGTELALKYGREHEIEGIILLSPPLHRATDEEVAAWASTDRPVVVLVPELDDYLRPDEARQRFAAIPHAQLIAVEGGKHLWVGETQTRRVLTEIVAAVNASALPLATHWPPA, encoded by the coding sequence ATGGAGATCCGGGGGCCGCTCGAGCTCCCCGCACGACGTGAAGAGATCGAGTTGCAGACGGCCGACGGCTTGAGACTCGTCGGCGAACTCGCTCAGCCGGAGGACGCCGCCCCCGTCGCCACCCTCGTGACCCTGCATCCCCTGCCCACGGCGGGTGGGTTCATGGACTCCCACATCATTCGCAAGGCCGCTGCCCGGCTTCCTGCCCTCGCCGATCTCGCCGTGCTGCGGTTCAACACCCGCGGCACGACTTCGGCGCGGGGAACGAGCGAGGGAGCGTTCGACGGCGGCGCCGCCGAGCAGTTCGACGTGGCGGCGGCTATGGACTTCGTTCGGGAACGCGAACTGCCTCGTCCCTGGCTGCTGGGGTGGTCGTTCGGCACGGAGCTCGCTCTGAAGTACGGCCGAGAGCACGAGATCGAAGGCATCATCCTGCTCTCGCCCCCGTTGCACCGGGCGACGGACGAGGAAGTGGCGGCCTGGGCGAGCACGGATCGTCCCGTCGTCGTTCTGGTGCCCGAGCTGGACGACTATCTCCGCCCGGATGAAGCCCGACAGCGTTTCGCCGCGATCCCGCACGCACAGCTCATCGCGGTGGAGGGTGGCAAGCACCTCTGGGTCGGCGAGACGCAGACACGGCGGGTGCTCACGGAGATCGTGGCTGCGGTCAACGCCTCCGCGCTCCCGCTGGCGACCCACTGGCCGCCCGCCTGA
- a CDS encoding transglycosylase SLT domain-containing protein — MTLERNGSSLVPAATVNPARTGTRRWSRRRGVVGVFSALAVVAFAGALVAPTGVALAEQAPQESPDSAYSVALADTQNLTVTVEGAPITPAVRGTFEVYVKPKPVPVPAPAAASGSSDESSGSGPLFYTGGGAPAEWMAAAGIAESDWGYVDYIVSKESGWNPNATNSSSGACGLVQALPCSKVPGNGYDPVDNLRWANGYATGRYGSWAGAHAFWTNNHWW; from the coding sequence ATGACCCTCGAACGAAACGGCTCGTCGCTGGTGCCCGCAGCGACGGTGAATCCCGCACGCACGGGCACTCGCCGGTGGTCGCGGCGACGCGGCGTCGTCGGCGTCTTCAGCGCTCTCGCCGTCGTGGCATTCGCGGGCGCGCTGGTCGCTCCCACGGGAGTGGCACTGGCTGAGCAGGCTCCGCAGGAGTCGCCGGATTCGGCATACTCCGTGGCCCTCGCCGACACGCAGAACCTCACTGTCACGGTCGAGGGGGCGCCGATCACGCCTGCCGTGCGCGGCACCTTCGAGGTGTACGTCAAGCCCAAGCCGGTGCCGGTTCCCGCTCCGGCGGCGGCCTCCGGTTCGAGCGACGAATCCTCGGGCAGCGGACCTCTGTTCTACACCGGCGGAGGCGCACCGGCCGAGTGGATGGCAGCCGCCGGCATCGCCGAGAGCGACTGGGGCTACGTCGATTACATCGTGTCCAAGGAGAGCGGCTGGAACCCGAACGCCACGAACTCCTCGTCCGGGGCGTGCGGTCTCGTGCAGGCGCTGCCCTGCAGCAAGGTGCCGGGCAACGGCTACGACCCCGTCGACAATCTGCGCTGGGCCAACGGCTACGCCACCGGTCGGTATGGCAGCTGGGCCGGCGCGCACGCGTTCTGGACGAACAACCACTGGTGGTGA
- a CDS encoding DivIVA domain-containing protein: protein MNEDRIDEQTAPQAPPAFALTTGRTRGYHRTAVDTFLASARRAFETGRDEMGAVDVRTASFPLVKGGYVVADVDAALGRVEDAFAAREREQVVRSRGAGAWVEQAREDAQLILDHLARPRRHRFARTGVLTFGYRIDEVDHVTTRIVRYLRDGEGLTAEQLRSAAFRMQRGGYREEQVDALLDAAIDVILAVR from the coding sequence ATGAATGAAGACCGGATCGACGAGCAGACGGCGCCGCAGGCGCCACCGGCGTTCGCTCTGACCACGGGCCGCACGCGGGGCTATCACCGCACGGCCGTCGACACCTTCCTCGCATCGGCTCGGCGAGCGTTCGAGACGGGTCGAGACGAGATGGGTGCCGTCGACGTGCGCACCGCCTCGTTCCCCCTCGTGAAGGGCGGCTACGTCGTCGCCGACGTGGACGCCGCGCTGGGGCGTGTCGAGGACGCTTTCGCCGCACGTGAGCGCGAGCAGGTCGTGCGCTCGCGCGGAGCCGGCGCGTGGGTGGAGCAGGCCCGCGAAGATGCGCAGCTCATCCTGGATCATCTCGCTCGCCCGCGTCGTCACCGCTTCGCCCGCACCGGTGTCCTCACCTTCGGATACCGGATCGACGAGGTCGATCACGTGACCACGCGGATCGTGCGATACCTGCGCGACGGTGAGGGTCTGACTGCCGAGCAGCTGCGGTCGGCCGCGTTCCGGATGCAGCGCGGTGGCTACCGCGAGGAGCAGGTCGACGCGCTCCTCGACGCGGCGATCGACGTCATCCTCGCCGTTCGGTGA
- a CDS encoding phosphatidate cytidylyltransferase, whose amino-acid sequence MSDDTRHGEEGRSPTHRAADDAGTPDDGVPLADEAFPSFDAATIPPRPPLPPVEAALAGAGPLDTADHNAIREQWRVRRDELNSHVSHARDQIDQANERIKERTGRDLILATLIGLAFGAALLGSLLFIKALFVPFALAAALLGVYELSRALRASGRRVDVVPQLIAATLLVLSAYFAEPWLCWVMVFVAVAFVIVWRLVGQMVVKDGRTYGEVLADAVISGFVQIYVPFLAGVALILLVQEGGQWWVLSFIAIAVAADTGAYAAGLAFGRHPMAPKISPKKTWEGFGGAVLASLAAGVLLAIFLLDLPWWAGLIFGASILLTATLGDLGESMLKRDLGIKDMSSWLPGHGGLLDRLDSILPSTIPALGLYFLLSPWVVL is encoded by the coding sequence ATGTCCGACGACACGCGACACGGCGAGGAGGGACGATCGCCGACGCACCGTGCAGCAGACGATGCCGGGACGCCAGACGACGGCGTCCCGCTCGCCGACGAAGCGTTCCCGTCCTTCGACGCCGCGACGATCCCCCCGCGTCCACCGCTGCCGCCCGTCGAGGCGGCGCTCGCAGGCGCCGGGCCCCTGGACACCGCGGATCACAACGCGATCCGGGAGCAGTGGCGCGTGCGGAGAGATGAGCTCAACAGCCACGTCTCCCACGCGCGGGATCAGATCGACCAGGCGAACGAGCGCATCAAGGAGCGCACCGGCCGGGACCTGATCCTGGCGACTCTCATCGGACTCGCGTTCGGTGCCGCCCTGCTGGGCTCGCTGCTGTTCATCAAGGCGCTCTTCGTCCCCTTCGCCCTCGCTGCGGCGCTCCTGGGCGTGTACGAGCTCTCGCGTGCGCTGCGCGCCTCAGGCCGTCGCGTCGACGTGGTCCCGCAGCTGATCGCGGCCACCCTCCTCGTGCTCTCGGCGTACTTCGCCGAGCCCTGGCTGTGCTGGGTGATGGTGTTCGTCGCGGTCGCGTTCGTGATCGTGTGGCGGCTCGTCGGCCAGATGGTCGTGAAGGATGGCCGCACCTACGGCGAGGTGCTGGCGGATGCCGTGATCAGCGGCTTCGTGCAGATCTACGTGCCGTTCCTCGCGGGTGTCGCGCTCATCCTGCTCGTGCAGGAGGGCGGCCAGTGGTGGGTCCTCAGCTTCATCGCCATCGCGGTCGCCGCCGACACCGGCGCGTACGCCGCGGGGCTGGCGTTCGGTCGCCACCCGATGGCGCCCAAGATCAGTCCGAAGAAGACGTGGGAGGGCTTCGGAGGCGCTGTCCTCGCCTCTCTCGCCGCCGGCGTGCTGCTCGCGATCTTCCTCCTCGATCTCCCGTGGTGGGCCGGCCTGATCTTCGGAGCATCGATCCTGCTCACGGCGACGCTCGGCGACCTCGGCGAATCCATGCTCAAGCGGGACCTCGGCATCAAGGACATGAGCTCCTGGCTTCCTGGGCACGGCGGCCTGCTCGACCGGCTGGACAGCATCCTGCCGTCGACCATCCCCGCACTGGGCCTGTACTTCCTCCTCTCTCCCTGGGTGGTTCTCTGA
- the frr gene encoding ribosome recycling factor translates to MIADVLAETTSRMSRAVEAAKEDFSTVRTGRANPQLFQKLLVDYYGTPTPLAQLASLANQEARTLIITPYDKSALKAIEQAVRDMPNLGANPTNDGNLVRVTMPELTAERRKEYVKLVKSKGEDAKVHVRGIRRKAKDELDALKSEIGEDELARGEKELDALTRQHVDLIDDALKRKEAELLEV, encoded by the coding sequence GTGATCGCGGATGTCCTCGCTGAAACCACCTCCCGTATGTCGCGGGCGGTCGAGGCTGCCAAGGAGGACTTCTCCACGGTGCGCACCGGCCGCGCGAACCCGCAGCTGTTCCAGAAGCTGCTCGTGGATTACTACGGGACGCCGACTCCGCTGGCTCAGCTCGCATCGCTGGCCAACCAGGAGGCGCGCACCCTCATCATCACCCCGTACGACAAGTCGGCGCTCAAGGCGATCGAACAGGCCGTGCGCGACATGCCGAACCTGGGTGCGAACCCGACCAACGACGGCAACCTGGTCCGGGTGACGATGCCCGAGCTCACCGCCGAGCGGCGCAAGGAGTACGTCAAGCTCGTCAAGTCCAAGGGCGAGGACGCCAAGGTCCACGTCCGCGGCATCCGCCGCAAGGCGAAGGACGAGCTCGACGCGCTGAAGAGCGAGATCGGCGAGGACGAACTCGCGCGGGGCGAGAAGGAGCTCGACGCTCTGACTCGTCAGCACGTCGACCTCATCGACGACGCTCTCAAGCGCAAAGAGGCCGAACTCCTCGAGGTGTAG
- the pyrH gene encoding UMP kinase yields MTERTGRRRVLLKLSGEAFGAGQLGVSPDVVSQIARDIAAAVDRVEVAIVVGGGNFFRGAELSQRGMDRGRADYMGMLGTVMNALALQDFLEQAGAATRVQSAISMTQVAEPYIPRRAERHLEKGRVVIFGAGAGLPYFSTDTVAAQRALEIGAQEVLVAKNGVDAIYTADPNKHADAERIERVTYRDALQRGLKVVDSTAFSLCMDNSMDMRVFGMEPAGNVTRALLGEPIGTLVTA; encoded by the coding sequence ATGACTGAACGCACTGGACGCCGCCGCGTCCTTCTCAAGCTCTCCGGCGAGGCTTTCGGGGCCGGTCAGCTGGGCGTCAGCCCCGATGTGGTCTCGCAGATCGCGCGCGACATCGCCGCTGCCGTCGATCGCGTCGAGGTCGCCATCGTCGTCGGAGGAGGCAACTTCTTCCGCGGCGCCGAGCTGAGCCAGCGCGGCATGGACCGCGGCCGCGCCGACTACATGGGCATGCTGGGCACCGTCATGAACGCGCTCGCCCTCCAGGACTTCCTCGAGCAGGCCGGCGCCGCCACACGCGTGCAGTCCGCCATCTCGATGACGCAGGTGGCAGAGCCCTACATCCCGCGCCGCGCAGAACGCCACCTCGAGAAGGGGCGCGTCGTGATCTTCGGCGCCGGTGCCGGCCTTCCGTACTTCTCCACGGACACCGTCGCCGCCCAACGGGCGCTGGAGATCGGCGCGCAGGAGGTGCTCGTCGCCAAGAACGGCGTCGACGCCATCTACACAGCCGACCCCAACAAGCACGCCGATGCGGAGCGCATCGAGCGGGTCACGTACCGCGACGCGCTGCAGCGCGGCCTCAAGGTCGTCGACTCGACGGCGTTCAGCCTGTGCATGGACAACAGCATGGACATGCGCGTCTTCGGCATGGAGCCCGCGGGCAACGTCACGAGGGCGCTGCTGGGCGAGCCCATCGGCACACTCGTCACCGCCTGA